One stretch of Armigeres subalbatus isolate Guangzhou_Male chromosome 2, GZ_Asu_2, whole genome shotgun sequence DNA includes these proteins:
- the LOC134209727 gene encoding uncharacterized protein LOC134209727, with the protein MIACDGCDRWFHTRCVGMSTAPRKDKKWFCKDVTCQAVNQEYQKQKKAASRTKKIAEEYDKLSTKSSDRVPPSLPPGVEEKLREMEAENKRLEKEMDAELLLRRKEMEMKNALKERRMRMEKDLREKELEKQRLLREKEIEEKEIELQRELQEKEAHLIRIQEMEKMYRERMLAVDKQLYDADGSTSKQKKHVPKTISVAAGPSGAFITPVLGKLTEANVKRFVEQKEESSEEEEEDSSSSSSETTISKGSGKENGGVGRQCHGPNRVQILARSGYTKKFPTFLLLQSHLDRVRKLDSPRSDKLASFIPFGNAVEQLCEHLEAADLTLHLVNPVLIQDLVSKLPDGEKRQWVQYKKKKKVVTLRTFTDFISGIVSDACEANVSFDYKPETKSTAGAGGRNKQKALYSHSEPNRSSPISDASRRKQKSCRVCQRDDHRLRFCQDFRDLPYVDKMKVVTKWKLCHTCLNDHSGQCRFKIRCTVDVVGMSAHIRTANSMVFRMIPIQLHCGERSITVLAFLDEGASVTLIENDVAERLGLTGVREKLTINWTSDIYRVEKNSMRMNVWSSAVGVKSTEKFLLHTVNTVEKLMLPHQTLNAAELTAQYKHMRDLPIASYDGRPGLLIGINNIHTFAPREARIGTTQEPIAVRCKLGWTVYGPRQTTSASGGFLGYHQKISNEDLHDILKNHYALEESVIKVRNESVDDRRAREIMEHTTKRVGNRFETGLLWKMDEIHFPDSYLMATKRMKQLENRLYKSPELFQNVRRQIEEYQEKGYAHLATKEELAHTAPDKVWYLPLNVVVNAKKPSKVRLIWDAAATVHGVSLNSMLLKGPDLLAPLVSVITGFREKKVAFGGDIREMYHQLKIISRDKQAQRFLFRNNHSDEPRIYVMDVATFGSTCSPASAQFVKNQNAADYALQYPEAAAAIVYRHYVDDYFDSVDTIEEAIQRAKEVRYIHKQAGFDIRNWVSNSPEFLSALGEAKSPGPVVFQQDKQSSGERVLGVIWDVESDMFAFSVTHRAEVKEYLFKGKRPTKRIVLSCVMGLFDPLGLLSPFTIHGKVIIQHLWRNGCEWDQEINEQGWSLWKEWTALLPEVEAFRVPRCYLGDASSSSVESIELHIFTDASEHAYGCVSYLRTIANGVVRCSLVMSRAKVAPLKRQSIPRLELMAAVLGARMKQTVVESHSLPISRTILWTDSRTVLSWLQSDQHKFKQFVAFRIGEILDVTHMRDWRWVPTKQNIADVLTKWGHGPPLQNDSQWVHGPSILYQSSDQWALEEQIEETLEETRGAMFCHAVIDAVNISSWTKLLRVTATVLRFASNCRRKKDGRPIAVSQRTEHQRRLVKTGYLAETKILQQEELQRAETVLWRQAQFESFPEEMDILEKNLQRSTGQPVEKIGKSSSLYKRSPALDEKGVMRVRGRLERNEALPFDKRFPIILSGNHEITKKLILHFHNKFAHANRETVFNELRQKFWIPKARAAIKKATKECMWCKVNRCVPSVPMMAPLPVQRITSHSRPFSAVGVDYLGPVEVTVGRRKEKRWIAVFTCMAVRAVHLEVVHTLTTQSCLMAFRRFACKRGVPEQIFSDNATCFRGAEAVITKKINNECAEKVTSAATIWHFNPPGTPHMGGVWERMVRSVKEALRALEDGRKLTDEILSTTLAEAEDIINTRPLIYIPQESSDEEAITPNHFLRGMITSADMRVDDSVDQAEALKDVYKRSQYLANKMWERWSKEYLPSLNHRPKWFDDHKQLEVGDLVFIVDGKNRKSWIRGRVQNVIQGADGRIRQADVRTANGKVHRRAVVNLAVFEIQSVYYQSS; encoded by the exons ATGATCGCATGTGACGGCTGTGACCGCTGGTTCCACACTCGCTGTGTAGGAATGTCTACTGCACCGAGGAAGGACAAGAAGTGGTTCTGCAAAGATGTTACTTGTCAGGCAGTTAATCAGGAGTACCAAAAGCAGAAGAAGGCTGCATCGCGCACGAAGAAAATTGCAGAAGAGTATGATAAGTTGTCAACCAAGTCGTCTGATCGTGTGCCGCCGTCTCTGCCGCCGGGCGTGGAAGAAAAACTACGAGAAATGGAAGCGGAAAATAAGCGGCTGGAGAAAGAAATGGATGCGGAGCTGTTGCTGCGCCGGAAAGAGATGGAGATGAAGAATGCTCTGAAGGAGAGAAGGATGAGGATGGAGAAAGATCTGCGTGAGAAAGAGCTGGAGAAGCAACGGCTGCTACGAGAgaaggagatagaagaaaaggaGATCGAGCTTCAAAGAGAGTTACAAGAGAAGGAAGCACACCTGATCCGAATACAAGAAATGGAGAAGATGTACCGGGAAAGAATGTTGGCCGTTGATAAGCAGTTGTACGACGCTGATGGATCCACAAGTAAGCAGAAGAAACATGTTCCGAAAACAATTAGTGTTGCAGCGGGCCCGTCGGGTGCATTCATAACGCCAGTGCTCGGGAAGCTTACAGAGGCAAACGTAAAGCGCTTCGTAGAacagaaggaagaaagcagCGAAGAGGAGGAAGAAGACAGTTCCAGCAGTAGCAGCGAAACGACCATCAGCAAAGGGAGTGGCAAAGAAAATGGAGGAGTAGGACGTCAATGTCATGGACCGAATCGGGTTCAAATACTCGCTAGGAGTGGATACACGAAGAAGTTTCCTACTTTTCTG TTGCTACAAAGCCATTTGGACAGAGTACGCAAGCTTGACTCACCAAGATCGGATAAATTAGCTTCGTTTATACCTTTCGGAAACGCAGTAGAACAGCTTTGTGAGCACCTAGAGGCAGCAGATCTCACACTTCATCTGGTGAATCCAGTTCTGATCCAGGATCTGGTTAGCAAACTACCAGACGGAGAAAAGCGACAATGGGTGCaatacaagaagaagaagaaggttgtGACACTGCGAACGTTTACGGACTTCATTTCCGGAATTGTATCGGACGCCTGCGAGGCAAATGTTAGCTTCGATTATAAGCCGGAAACCAAGTCAACAGCTGGTGCAGGTGGAAGAAACAAGCAGAAGGCACTTTATAGCCATAGTGAGCCTAATCGGAGTTCTCCTATATCGGATGCCAGTCGAAGGAAACAAAAGTCATGCCGGGTATGCCAGCGAGATGATCACCGCTTGCGCTTCTGCCAGGATTTCCGGGACCTACCGTATGTGGACAAGATGAAAGTGGTGACCAAATGGAAACTGTGTCACACATGCCTTAACGATCACAGTGGCCAGTGCCGCTTCAAGATTCGTTGTACTGTAG ACGTAGTTGGTATGAGCGCACATATAAGAACCGCAAACTCTATGGTGTTTCGGATGATTCCGATACAGCTGCATTGTGGGGAAAGATCAATAACGGTACTTGCCTTTTTGGACGAGGGCGCTTCCGTGACGCTGATCGAGAACGATGTGGCGGAGCGACTGGGACTCACCGGAGTAAGAGAGAAATTGACCATCAACTGGACTTCTGATATCTATCGCGTGGAGAAAAATTCAATGCGGATGAATGTGTGGAGTTCTGCAGTAGGAGTGAAAAGTACAGAAAAGTTCCTGCTACATACTGTTAACACGGTCGAAAAGCTGATGCTGCCGCATCAGACCCTAAACGCCGCTGAGCTAACGGCGCAATACAAGCACATGCGCGATCTACCGATCGCATCATACGATGGTCGACCAGGTTTACTGATTGGGATAAACAACATCCACACGTTTGCTCCAAGGGAAGCAAGGATCGGAACGACCCAAGAGCCAATAGCGGTTCGTTGCAAGCTTGGGTGGACTGTGTACGGTCCGCGGCAGACAACCTCGGCttcaggaggcttcctgggttACCACCAAAAAATATCCAACGAAGACCTTCATGACATTCTTAAGAATCACTACGCACTGGAAGAGTCGGTGATAAAAGTTCGAAATGAGTCGGTCGATGATCGACGGGCTCGGGAGATTATGGAACATACCACGAAGCGAGTGGGAAATCGTTTTGAAACGGGGCTTCTTTGGAAAATGGATGAAATACATTTTCCAGACAGCTATCTCATGGCGACGAAGCGAATGAAGCAGTTGGAGAACAGATTGTATAAATCGCCGGAGTTATTCCAAAACGTCCGACGACAAATAGAAGAGTATCAGGAGAAAGGGTACGCCCATCTTGCGACCAAGGAAGAGCTGGCTCATACTGCGCCAGACAAAGTGTGGTATCTGCCACTAAATGTCGTCGTAAATGCGAAAAAGCCCAGTAAAGTCCGGCTAATATGGGACGCAGCTGCAACGGTTCATGGAGTTTCGCTCAACTCGATGTTGCTGAAGGGGCCCGACCTACTAGCGCCActggtatcagtgataaccgGTTTCCGTGAGAAAAAGGTCGCATTCGGTGGGGATATCAGGGAAATGTATCATCAGCTGAAGATCATTTCTCGTGACAAGCAGGCCCAACGATTCCTGTTCCGGAACAATCATAGTGATGAGCCAAGGATTTATGTAATGGACGTCGCTACATTTGGCTCGACATGTTCGCCCGCATCAGCACAGTTCGTGAAGAACCAAAACGCGGCCGATTATGCGCTGCAATACCCTGAAGCGGCAGCGGCCATTGTTTATCGGCACTACGTTGACGATTATTTTGACAGTGTCGACACAATCGAGGAAGCGATACAACGAGCAAAAGAAGTGAGATATATCCACAAACAAGCTGGTTTCGACATTCGCAACTGGGTGTCTAATTCGCCCGAGTTTCTTTCAGCACTGGGAGAAGCAAAGTCTCCGGGCCCGGTTGTTTTCCAGCAAGACAAACAATCATCAGGCGAAAGAGTTCTCGGAGTTATATGGGATGTAGAGTCAGACATGTTTGCATTTTCCGTTACTCATCGTGCAGAAGTTAAGGAGTATTTGTTCAAAGGCAAGCGACCAACCAAGCGTATCGTATTGAGCTGTGTCATGGGACTTTTTGACCCTCTGGGATTGCTATCACCTTTCACGATACATGGCAAAGTCATTATACAACATCTTTGGCGAAATGGTTGTGAATGGGATCAAGAGATCAACGAGCAAGGTTGGAGTTTGTGGAAAGAGTGGACTGCGCTATTGCCCGAAGTTGAAGCATTTCGAGTTCCTAGATGCTATCTGGGAGACGCTTCAAGTTCGTCAGTTGAATCAATTGAGTTGCATATTTTCACCGATGCTAGCGAACACGCATATGGATGCGTGTCGTATTTACGTACAATTGCTAACGGCGTGGTAAGATGCAGTTTAGTGATGTCCCGAGCTAAAGTGGCACCATTGAAGCGGCAATCCATTCCCCGTCTCGAGCTGATGGCAGCTGTACTTGGGGCACGAATGAAGCAAACCGTCGTAGAATCTCATTCTCTGCCGATCAGTCGCACCATCCTATGGACAGATTCTCGAACTGTATTGTCTTGGTTACAGTCTGACCAACACAAATTCAAGCAGTTTGTCGCGTTCAGAATAGGCGAAATTTTGGACGTAACCCACATGCGAGACTGGAGATGGGTACCGACAAAGCAGAATATCGCGGATGTACTTACGAAGTGGGGACACGGCCCCCCTTTGCAAAACGATTCTCAATGGGTACACGGTCCGTCTATATTATACCAATCGAGCGATCAGTGGGCCCTTGAAGAACAGATCGAAGAAACACTGGAGGAAACCAGAGGTGCTATGTTTTGCCACGCTGTGATCGATGCGGTTAATATTTCTAGTTGGACTAAACTGTTGCGTGTGACAGCAACCGTGCTGCGATTCGCTTCCAACTGTCGACGTAAAAAAGATGGTCGGCCTATTGCAGTTTCCCAGCGTACAGAACATCAACGTCGGCTGGTCAAGACTGGATATCTGGCGGAAACGAAAATTCTTCAACAAGAAGAGCTTCAAAGAGCAGAAACGGTTTTATGGCGGCAGGCTCAGTTTGAAAGCTTTCCGGAGGAAATGGATATACTGGAAAAAAATTTACAGCGGAGTACTGGCCAGCCAGTGGAGAAGATTGGAAAGTCGAGCAGTTTGTACAAGCGTTCTCCGGCGCTAGATGAAAAAGGAGTCATGCGAGTAAGAGGCAGGTTAGAGAGAAACGAAGCACTGCCTTTCGACAAGCGATTCCCGATAATCCTATCTGGAAATCATGAGATTACCAAGAAACTGATTTTGCATTTTCACAATAAATTTGCGCATGCAAATAGGGAGACGGTTTTTAACGAACTGAGGCAGAAGTTCTGGATACCTAAAGCACGTGCTGCAATCAAGAAGGCGACAAAAGAATGTATGTGGTGCAAGGTAAATCGCTGCGTACCCAGTGTCCCAATGATGGCACCTCTTCCGGTTCAACGTATCACATCTCATTCCCGACCCTTCAGTGCAGTGGGTGTGGATTATCTTGGTCCGGTTGAAGTTACAGTGGGACGAAGGAAAGAGAAAAGATGGATCGCCGTTTTCACATGCATGGCAGTGAGAGCTGTACATCTTGAGGTCGTCCATACTTTGACTACGCAATCCTGTCTAATGGCCTTCAGAAGATTCGCATGCAAGCGAGGAGTTCCCGAACAAATCTTTTCGGACAATGCAACGTGTTTCCGTGGGGCGGAGGCAGTGATAACGAAGAAGATAAATAATGAGTGTGCCGAAAAGGTAACATCGGCGGCGACTATTTGGCATTTCAACCCTCCTGGAACACCGCACATGGGTGGCGTCTGGGAGCGAATGGTGCGGTCCGTCAAAGAAGCTTTGCGAGCGCTCGAAGATGGACGTAAACTAACGGATGAAATCCTCTCAACAACATTAGCCGAAGCTGAGGACATTATTAACACACGTCCGTTAATATACATCCCACAAGAATCATCTGACGAAGAAGCTATCACACCAAACCACTTTCTCCGCGGCATGATAACAAGTGCGGACATGCGGGTTGATGATTCAGTAGATCAGGCTGAAGCACTGAAAGATGTCTACAAAAGGTCACAATATTTAGCCAACAAGATGTGGGAACGTTGGTCGAAGGAGTATCTGCCAAGCTTAAACCATCGGCCGAAGTGGTTTGACGACCACAAGCAGCTAGAAGTTGGAGATCTGGTATTCATAGTCGATGGGAAAAATCGGAAAAGCTGGATACGAGGAAGGGTTCAAAACGTAATTCAAGGAGCTGATGGAAGGATTCGACAAGCAGACGTTAGGACGGCCAACGGTAAGGTGCATCGTCGTGCTGTAGTGAATCTGGCGGTGTTCGAAATACAGTCAG TTTATTATCAATCTTCGTGA